From Aedes albopictus strain Foshan chromosome 1, AalbF5, whole genome shotgun sequence, one genomic window encodes:
- the LOC134284991 gene encoding uncharacterized protein LOC134284991 → MTSDAESTHNQTVMDLTATQCTICGLSTSDEVMVCCDGCSKCFHICCVDIDEDNLPKKWYCQSKACQKKAQEYRQKQKDAKKQPRTRKNDNESDISSVSSRLAASSVEAKGRALEEKQKQQYEELEVEMLLRKKEMAMQRAFEQRKMELELQMRAEEEVKQRAWQAEMLQKKKEQLQRLKANRKSSFEMQMAAMDEELAELSGRKSKPAPKVVTDVSRAIPSGKINPNVLKLSKEKERKQTRGYDSTDEEDEDEYSDDSDLQSQSSVSSMDRKTKRKMRNKVGSLSQNGLGQQQTGPTKAQLAARMGLTYKLPKFSGKPAQWPLFYAAYKVSNDVCGYMNHENLMRLQEALEGDALELVSGQLLLPESIPQVIEKLRRHFGRPEQLLQCLLDKVNRLEPPRPDNLRSFVPFGNTVEQLCGHLEAADLRQHLVNPLLIKSLVAKLPDREKREWVHYRRGRGETTLRTLTDFLMDIVADACEANVDVDFVEFNSPPSSEADSQSEEEGSDEAGPNPLMHPVENTVGLSAHIRTNCTVLFRIVPVQLHYGGKTVSVLAFLDEGASVTLVEKKLADRLGAVGVQERLTIQWTGNMSREEDSRRMSLWASGTGAAAGGKMLLHTVHTVDKLMLPHQRLDSEEFAAQYEHMRGLPIESYDGQPQLLIGVNNIHAFAPMEAKVGTPVEPIAVRTKLGWTVYGPRQQTPAAADNYLGYHRQVTNEDLPPESHYASKESVVTISRGTVEKKWAQRIRERTAQLVGDRCEDESLSKTRRQEIKTCRHPDSSGKIATNMAVLIPNARRQAEQQNRRVRNPKRDDQLAGSLAEPRRGETDDTDAFDGEGESPGSGQGSKWGSAFSTRFSTRHRGELLPQLYEEKWSSRKLVASVAKPEEVKNGRRKEKLGVMRALDEGRKLLGKILPTTLAETAGNGSTILRGRREIPTVLQMKLHRCGHQGLRRTSSTDKREDEDGKAQRRDLVKLASLRGNVNPKMPDVTGWGVATPHILNRSKI, encoded by the coding sequence ATGACTTCCGATGCTGAGTCCACCCACAACCAAACCGTCATGGATCTGACGGCAACTCAATGTACGATTTGTGGACTATCTACGAGCGACGAGGTGATGGTCTGCTGTGACGGATGTTCTAAATGCTTCCATATATGTTGCGTGGACATCGATGAGGACAATCTGCCGAAGAAGTGGTACTGCCAAAGCAAGGCCTGCCAGAAGAAGGCCCAGGAGTACCGGCAGAAGCAGAAGGACGCCAAGAAGCAGCCTCGCACCCGGAAAAACGACAACGAGTCGGACATATCCAGCGTCAGCTCTCGTCTAGCTGCGTCTAGCGTGGAAGCAAAAGGCCGAGCGTTAGAAGAGAAGCAGAAGCAGCAGTATGAAGAGCTGGAGGTGGAGATGCTGCTGCGGAAGAAAGAAATGGCGATGCAGCGCGCATTCGAGCAGCGAAAGATGGAGTTGGAGCTACAGATGCGTGCTGAAGAAGAAGTGAAGCAAAGGGCATGGCAAGCGGAGATGCTCCAAAAGAAGAAGGAGCAGCTTCAGCGGCTGAAGGCGAACAGGAAGTCGTCCTTCGAGATGCAAATGGCGGCCATGGATGAGGAGTTAGCTGAACTTTCGGGTCGAAAGTCGAAGCCGGCGCCGAAAGTAGTCACGGACGTTTCGCGAGCGATTCCTTCCGGCAAAATCAACCCGAACGTGTTGAAGCTGAGCAAGGAGAAGGAGAGAAAGCAAACGCGAGGCTACGACAGCACCGACGAAGAAGACGAGGACGAGTATTCTGACGATTCGGATCTGCAGAGTCAGAGTTCGGTCTCGTCGATGGATCGCAAGACAAAACGGAAGATGCGCAATAAAGTGGGAAGTCTCAGCCAAAACGGGCTGGGGCAGCAGCAGACCGGACCGACGAAGGCACAGCTGGCTGCGAGGATGGGGTTAACCTACAAACTCCCAAAATTCTCCGGCAAACCAGCACAGTGGCCATTGTTCTACGCGGCCTACAAAGTGTCCAACGATGTCTGCGGCTACATGAACCACGAGAACTTGATGCGACTTCAGGAAGCCCTGGAAGGCGACGCTCTCGAGCTGGTGTCCGGGCAGTTGCTTCTTCCCGAATCCATCCCGCAAGTAATCGAGAAGCTGCGCCGGCACTTCGGCCGCCCGGAACAACTGCTTCAATGCCTGCTGGACAAGGTGAACCGGCTGGAACCCCCGAGGCCGGACAATCTGAGGAGTTTTGTTCCATTCGGAAACACGGTGGAGCAACTCTGCGGCCATCTAGAGGCAGCGGATCTACGGCAACACCTCGTCAACCCGCTGCTGATAAAGTCGCTGGTCGCCAAGCTGCCGGATCGGGAAAAGCGTGAGTGGGTCCATTACCGGCGAGGTCGAGGGGAAACAACGTTGCGGACGCTGACGGATTTCCTGATGGACATCGTGGCAGACGCCTGCGAAGCTAACGTTGACGTGgacttcgtggagttcaattcaCCGCCGTCGTCCGAAGCAGATTCCCAATCCGAAGAGGAGGGTTCGGATGAGGCTGGACCCAACCCGCTCATGCATCCGGTCGAAAATACGGTCGGGCTAAGTGCACACATCCGGACAAACTGCACGGTATTGTTCCGGATCGTTCCGGTGCAGCTGCACTACGGTGGAAAAACGGTGTCAGTGCTGGCGTTCCTGGACGAAGGTGCTTCCGTCACGCTGGTGGAGAAAAAGCTCGCCGACCGCCTGGGCGCGGTCGGAgtacaagagcgattgaccatccAGTGGACGGGAAACATGTCGAGAGAGGAGGATTCCCGAAGAATGAGTCTTTGGGCGTCGGGAACAGGCGCTGCAGCCGGCGGCAAAATGCTGTTACACACAGTGCACACGGTAGACAAACTGATGCTGCCACATCAAAGGTTGGATTCTGAGGAGTTTGCAGCACAGTACGAGCACATGCGAGGACTGCCCATTGAATCGTACGACGGACAGCCGCAGTTGCTGATTGGGGTAAACAATATCCACGCGTTTGCACCGATGGAGGCAAAGGTGGGTACGCCAGTGGAACCGATTGCTGTTCGAACCAAACTAGGATGGACGGTCTATGGGCCGCGACAGCAAACCCCAGCGGCGGCCGACAACTATCTCGGTTACCACCGGCAGGTAACAAACGAGGATCTGCCGCCCGAGAGTCATTATGCGTCGAAAGAATCGGTGGTGACAATTTCACGGGGCACCGTGGAGAAGAAATGGGCCCAGCGAATAAGAGAGCGAACCGCCCAACTCGTCGGCGATCGCTGCGAAGACGAATCGCTGTCGAAGACCCGGAGACAAGAAATTAAAACGTGTCGTCATCCGGACAGCTCCGGAAAAATCGCCACGAACATGGCGGTTCTCATCCCGAACGCAAGAAGACAGGCTGAACAACAAAATAGGCGGGTTCGAAATCCGAAACGGGATGATCAACTCGCTGGAAGCCTTGCGGAGCCTAGAAGAGGCGAAACCGACGACACCGACGCATTTGATGGCGAAGGAGAGAGTCCTGGGAGCGGTCAGGGATCCAAGTGGGGATCGGCGTTTTCGACTCGCTTTTCGACGAGGCACCGCGGCGAGTTGTTGCCGCAGTTGTACGAGGAAAAGTGGTCGTCGAGAAAGCTCGTCGCAAGTGTCGCAAAACCGGAGGAAGTCAAGAACGGTCGGCGAAAGGAGAAGCTTGGGGTGATGCGTGCGCTCGATGAGGGGCGCAAGTTGTTGGGCAAGATCCTACCAACGACACTAGCGGAAACGGCTGGCAATGGTTCGACGATTCTTCGTGGTCGACGGGAAATCCCGACAGTCTTGCAGATGAAGCTTCATCGCTGCGGTCATCAAGGTCTCAGAAGGACGAGCTCGACAGACAAACGTGAGGACGAAGATGGTAAGGCGCAGAGACGGGACTTGGTAAAGCTTGCGTCGTTAAGAGGTAATGTAAATCCGAAAATGCCGGATGTTACGGGCTGGGGTGTTGCGACGCCGCACATTTTGAACCGGTCTAAAATATGA
- the LOC134285120 gene encoding uncharacterized protein LOC134285120, whose amino-acid sequence MADSGNTMIERLIGRENWTTWRFAVQTYLEVEDLWEAVEPKKKDDGTLEAVDPVKDKKARRKIILFLEPENYYHVRDATTAREVWQKLTSAFEESGLTREVGLLYKLIRTDLESCGSMESYANRMISTCHQLNEIGFQIPERFVGVLLLLAGLPERYTEKNPFPRP is encoded by the coding sequence ATGGCAGACAGCGGAAATACGATGATTGAGAGGCTGATTGGCAGAGAGAACTGGACGACCTGGCGTTTCGCTGTCCAGACGTACCTCGAAGTAGAAGATTTATGGGAAGCGGTCGAGCCCAAGAAGAAGGACGATGGAACCTTGGAAGCTGTTGATCCGGTGAAGGACAAGAAGGCTAGAAGGAAAATCATTTTATTCTTGGAGCCGGAGAACTACTACCATGTTCGAGATGCAACCACAGCTCGGGAAGTTTGGCAGAAGTTGACCAGCGCGTTTGAAGAGTCAGGACTCACCCGCGAAGTTGGATTACTGTACAAGCTTATAAGAACCGACCTGGAATCTTGCGGATCGATGGAGAGTTACGCTAACCGAATGATATCTACTTGCCATCAACTAAACGAAATAGGATTTCAAATTCCGGAACGGTTCGTTGGAGTTTTACTGTTGCTGGCTGGACTTCCGGAGcgatacacggaaaaaaatccattcccaagaccatga
- the LOC109410314 gene encoding zinc finger protein Xfin, producing MSDCLTCNKSTLDGGLVVVIGTNTEVQHALCKHFWFGDDQYLQGVLCFPCWHKIQTFHRFYCEVRKLHARPLCYQASIGLKQESHPVEFVFEVPAEQAGDSTVDNFVLEVPAEQVGDNTVVENDEIYSMKYKNPQVDVIPDPSEQPNEYIDGRHVDEKEADEPRPSKKRGKKRPRLRKNEKDAVQEYVSRNLTLNCDTCSEQSETFELLQRHSMMEHAKHATMVCCNAKFSDVSRFVDHIQYHLDPDLFRCDYCFQQCISRYALNKHIRTDHITNRDSPMSASEEIELSVMRTEDVDEGPSGMLKSDASENMSTSEDETDEDEEDEHDDESESKISKHLKLTPEEKAQVQIFVKKNRKLDCDMCSERFTRFSDLQNHSIDKHNERETGLCCNRKFRDYTLFVAHILLHLNPERFKCTKCPRISPSWIALLRHKQRTHSPGGRGDKRKYPCHICERTFNSKQAAMQHVERHTEQTTQEDDAIDKIIAEYYKLKCDTCQKQFGSFQALHKHTTTEHRKRALVCCCKKKMRKRSELFDHYHYHQDPNRFKCKVCNKTWHHSAALGHHMKYKHHAEWKKMNSAKGSS from the exons ATGTCGGATTGCCTAACGTGCAACAAGTCCACCCTGGACGGTGGTCTAGTGGTCGTGATAGGTACCAATACGGAGGTCCAGCATGCACTGTGCAAGCACTTTTGGTTCGGC GATGATCAATATCTCCAGGGTGTGCTTTGCTTTCCATGTTGGCACAAGATTCAAACTTTCCATCGATTCTATTGCGAAGTGAGAAAGCTTCATGCTCGCCCTCTGTGCTATCAAGCGTCGATAGGATTGAAACAGGAAAGCCATCCGGTTGAATTCGTGTTTGAGGTTCCCGCTGAACAGGCAGGCGACAGCACAGTGGACAATTTTGTACTTGAAGTTCCCGCGGAACAAGTAGGCGATAACACAGTGGTTGAAAACGACGAGATATATTCGATGAAATATAAAAATCCTCAAGTTGATGTTATCCCGGATCCTTCGGAGCAGCCAAACGAATATATAGATGGTAGACATGTGGATGAAAAGGAGGCCGATGAGCCACGACCTTCAAAAAAGAGGGGCAAAAAGCGTCCAAGATTGCGTAAAAATGAAAAGGATGCGGTTCAGGAGTACGTGTCCCGTAACCTGACCTTGAACTGCGATACCTGTTCGGAACAGAGCGAAACATTCGAACTTTTACAGAGGCATTCAATGATGGAACATGCGAAGCACGCGACCATGGTGTGCTGCAATGCCAAGTTCTCCGATGTCAGTCGATTCGTCGATCACATCCAATATCACCTGGATCCGGATCTGTTCCGATGCGACTATTGCTTCCAGCAATGCATCAGTCGGTATGCGCTTAATAAGCACATTCGAACGGATCATATCACGAACAGAGATAGTCCCATGAGTGCGTCCGAGGAAATCGAGCTCAGCGTAATGAGGACGGAAGATGTGGACGAAGGACCAAGTGGTATGCTGAAAAGTGATGCTTCAGAAAATATGAGCACGTCCGAGGATGAAACTGATGAAGACGAAGAAGACGAACACGACGATGAAAGCGAGTCAAAAATCAGTAAACATTTGAAACTTACGCCGGAGGAAAAAGCCCAAGTCCAGATATTTGTGAAGAAGAACCGAAAACTGGATTGCGACATGTGCTCGGAGCGATTCACGCGATTCAGCGACTTGCAGAACCACTCCATAGATAAACACAATGAGCGCGAAACGGGACTATGTTGCAACCGCAAGTTCCGGGACTACACACTATTCGTTGCTCACATACTACTCCATCTAAATCCGGAGCGGTTCAAGTGTACAAAATGTCCTAGAATAAGCCCCAGCTGGATAGCGCTGTTAAGACACAAGCAAAGGACGCATTCGCCAGGGGGCAGAGGGGACAAAAGAAAGTATCCCTGTCACATATGTGAACGAACATTCAACTCGAAACAGGCTGCTATGCAACACGTTGAACGCCACACAGAACAAACTACACAGGAGGACGACGCCATTGACAAGATAATCGCTGAATATTACAAGCTCAAATGTGATACGTGCCAGAAACAGTTTGGTTCGTTCCAAGCCTTACATAAGCACACGACGACCGAGCATCGGAAACGGGCGCTAGTGTGCTGCTGTAAGAAAAAAATGCGCAAACGTTCGGAACTCTTCGATCACTACCATTATCATCAGGATCCGAACAGGTTCAAGTGCAAAGTGTGCAACAAAACGTGGCACCACTCGGCAGCGTTGGGACACCACATGAAGTATAAACACCATGCCGAGTGGAAGAAAATGAACAGTGCGAAGGGATCCTCCTGA